AGGAAAGGAAATGCCATTAACACCTATACATTGATATTAAAAGTTGAAATATTACTGATCCAAAACATTTAACAAACAGACAGCACATTATgtattacttttactttttatcattattatttttttgaactttaaaaaacatttaaaaaatatatatattttttttaaatcctgaaaaaaatgtatcgaTTTCCACAAAAACATTACGAAGCACAACTATATTCAGCAGGgacaaaaataagaaatattacttaagcaccaaatcagcatatgtgaatgatttctgaaggatcatgtgagtactgagactggagtaatgatgctgaaaatacaactgcaatcacaggaataaattaaataaaaaatgttaattgtaaattgtaataatatttcataatattactttattactgtatttatgatcaaataaatgcagcctgagtaagaaataaaaaagtattatcatccccaaacttttgaatgcatTCCATCAATTTCTGAATGCAATCTCTATAGatgttattatataatatattggttattataatatatatattattctaattacacattatatatgaagtgctaaatgtttttttataattattttttttatatttttttttacaaattcagAAAACTTCTTCCAATTCACGTTACCATTGTTTTTAGATGCTGGCTTCTCGTGCACTAGTGCGGGGTCTGCAGTCTGGAATCTGGAGGAGGGTGTCAACTTCATCTGGCGCCTGGGCTGCACATACTCACGGTGACACcactatctatctgtctatctatctatctatctatctatctatctatctatctatctatctatctatctatctatctatctatctatctatctatctatctatctatctatctatctatctatctatctgtctgtctgtctgtctgtctgtctgtctgtctgtctgtctgtctgtctgtctgtctgtctgtctgtctgtctgtctgtctgtctgtctgtctgtctgtctgtctgtctgtctgtctgtctgtctgtctgtctgtctgtctgtctgtctgtctacaaaCAAAATTATAAACGCAACACTTTTGTCCCCCCCCCAATTTTTCATTAGCTGAACTCAAAGATCTAAGACTTTTTATATGTACACAAAAGgcctgtgttagtgagcacttctcttTTGTAGAGATAATCCATCCACCTCACAGGTGTGGCATATTAAGATGAGGATTAGACAgcttgattttattcttggacAGGTGTGCCATTTGCCTCACGTAGTGCCTTACGCCATCGCAGAGAGATGGGCAGGCCGTGGAATGTTGGTCTACTCCTCTTCAATGTCTGTGGCATTGCGCTGTGTGATAAAACGGCACACGTTAGAGTTGAATCTAATCTAACACATCTATCTATGGTCCTTTGACTATTCTTGTTCTTGTGTATTTCTCCTCAGATGTTGATATGATTGATTGCTCCGTTCCTCAGTACAACAACCGTCTGGACACTCCATTGCCAGATGTTCCATTTGTCCGAAATCTGAGTGCCGAACAGAAGAAACtcaaagagaaagagaagggACCGTGGACCCAGCTCACCAAGGAGGAAAAACTAGCCAGTAAATCTGTTACATAAGGCTTACTTTTGGCTTTTTTTCATCTACCGCTTAAGACAAATGGAGGTTAGACTTTGAACCTGGGTGTGGAGGAAACTGTTACTGTACTCCCTCAGAGGGATCTCGAGAGAACACGTTTGTCTTTACAACAAAAATACTCATATGCTGTCTTCAGCATTTTTACTGTAAGTTTGTTAGGGTTCAGGTTAGGGTAAGGAAAATATTATATCATTCAAATATTTGGGgtcaatattatgttttttttttttaaataaataatacttttatttcacACAGTAAATCTATCAAAAGCAACAGTAAAGATGTTTTGttataaaaactattaaataaatgcttatccaaatatataataaatataataataaatataacgggttttaagattgataataataatacttttattattgTAAAGTATGGTATTTCAAAATAgtgtattagaatgatttctaaagtcTCATGcaacactgaagactagagtactGCCAACACAGGGATaaactacatttttaaaatatattgaaatattacagtatatatatatatatatatatatatatatatatatatatatatatatatatatatatatatatatatatatatatacacacacacacatgcatgtatatatttaagacattctttttatatttaaatataaaatatttatgtttataaataagataagatttatttatatatatatatatatatatatatatatatatatatatatatatatatatatatatatatatatatatatatatatatatatatatatatatatatatatatatatataaaaaattatacacagtacacacacatatgtattaTATATCATTTATGTGATTAATCGATTATCCAGCACTTGTTTGTatgtattttactgtttttttaatcaactaAATGTAAAGTGagcacttctttcaaaaacattttaaaaatctccaaacctttgaacaatagaggatattattattatttgatatttaattaatattatcatatatattttaaaagtgttATATCCCATTTTATTATACTGTATTTTCTTCTATTaccttttacacacacacacacacacacacacacacacacacacacacacacacacacacacacacacacacacacacacacacacacacacacacacacacacacacacacacacacacacacacacacaacacaaacacacacacacacacacacacacacacacacacacacacacacacacacacacacacacacacaaattgtaATGTATAATAGATTATTTTTTACCTGGGTAAAATCCCTTACGGCTAAATTATTAATATAGTAAATGGGTCATGGATCTTGGGAATTATAATGATAATTCCAGATATGCTAATGACACTCATTTAGCCTCAGGTATAAAACGTTCTTTGCCACCAGATGGCAGCATTGTCTAGTTGTCAAGCTGAGTTGAATGATGGCAAACCACCTTGACCTCCAAATGTGCATGGAAGCAGGGCAAACTAAATCCAGCTATTAAGATTCAGTCTGTGGTGTCTCTTTCTTTGCAGTATACAGACTCACACATGAGCTGTCGTTTCCAGAGATGAGGAAAGGCTCCAGGGAGTGGATGACTGTCCTTGGGGGCATGTTCTTCTTTCTTGGCTTTACAGGGCTGGTGGTCTGGTGGCAGCGTGTCTATGGTGGGTTTGAGTATGAATATATCCATCATCGAGCCTAAATCAGAGCTTTTCAAACTTTCAGATGTCATAGACCCCCAACATGAACATCCTCATGTGAGGGACACACATCCTTAAATTTAAAAGACATCCGTCTTTTAtaaacactctaaaaaaagattatattatttatcattaatttccattaagttattttattatatCTTCTATTCActataaatgtatcattttttgtttatttaaatcattttttaaataaataataaataataatttttaagataatttatattaatcatatttttattaactttttttaatctaatttatttatttcaattcgATTTTTTACATGGTTATATGTTAATATAACATTTAatcacttatttatttatttatttattgtaatatatatatatatatatatatatatatatatatatatatatatatatatatatatatatattaacatatatatttattttcattgtaACATTTTATGGTAATTTAACAttgaattattaatttattttatctaGTTTCTttgttataataatttatttattttaatcgtgttcatttatttacatttttcttcACCTGTCACTTGCGGCCCCCTAGGGGTCAGTTTGAAAACTCCTGGTCTAAATGACacttaaagtcaccatgaaatcaataTTGACAGTTCTTTTTTAACGGAATATAGCAGTACatgcactaaaaaaaaaaaaaggtctatGTACCTTCataatatttaatcaaaataacttccacTCCCTCGCAACAACTCTTCGCAACTTcttttcatgctgactttaacgGTTTTTGATTGCCAGATTATGGCGGGAAAGCTTTAAATGCTTGAATTTCAGGCATTTCATCATTGCTGATATGCTCTGTTGCTTTGATGCTGAGATCCGGGTGGATTTAATTGTGTTgatgatttatttattcatccGATTTAAAGTTAGAGACAGTCATCGAATCCATAATCAACATAACCTATTGGCTTCTGCTAAACCTCGCTTAGCGTTCCCTGCCAGTGATTTCCACTTGGATTTTGTTCTTTGCGCCTTTTCACTTTTATCCCTCACCTCTAATGTGACCATCAGATAGATCTCAGAGTACAGATCGCTCTAATTTCACATGTCAGATGGAGGAATCGGCTCTGTCTTTTTTACCTGCAGCACACACTCTCGCTGCATCCCCTCGGCTGAAATAATTGGACTGGGTTGTGTTTTGCAGTCAGCGGTTTAAAGGAGCAGAAAAGAGGGGAAAGATTTACGTGTGTGAGCCCCGGCTTCACTTCAGGAATCCCTTTAGACCCAGCTGAACTTCTTCACAAATGATAAGAAGATTTCTAAGGCTGTGTGTCTAAGACGGATGGAAAACAGTTGACATGTTTAAAACAGAATGagtgtgtattgtgtgtgtggtcgtgggagtgtgtgcgtgttagtgtgtgagtgagttctTGTCGGAAGCAGACGAGTCTCCTCCATCTTAGTCTCAGACGCCCCAGTTCTTTGAGGAAGGAAGTCTAAGTCTACATTACCTCAGGAGAGATACAGTAGAGGAATATAATGCAAGAGGGGAAGAAAACAGAGAAACTGTGAGAACAAAAGTTTGGTAAGGATCCTTGGAGGGGAGGGGGGAGAAGTAGGAGTGTATCCGCGTCAAAGCGAGAAAGGTAGAAGTCCAAAAGTCAGTTGTCGGTTGAGCGCTGGGTATTTCCCACATTGTCTGGCTCATGTTGTGACTTGAACAATGCTTTAGGGCACTGCTCTTCGAACTCATTAGGGCCGTGTATTAAAATTTGACTGAGGTTGACTTTAGCAATTGTCAGGATTTAAAGAGGAGATGAATGTGGACTCCTTTTTTTGGAGACCCACCTGGGATACAGTCACGCCGCAGGTTCTTGCAGGAATCTCTGCCTCACGACCACCTAAAAATCGAACAGGATTCTCTTCACATTCCTTAGAGCAGGTGCACTGACTCCACCTAGCGAAGAAATCTATTTTTCATAATCTTTTTGATGTGTTCATGCAGAAACTATAACGTCTGCCTTGAGGGTTTTCAAAAGGGGAGGATGCCCTtggaaaaaatgacaaaatataaACCAGATATACAGTCTGAGTCCACACTGAAATGCTGGGATTCAAAATTTAAACCTGACAGCAACCTAATAATATAAGAAGACCTGAACA
This DNA window, taken from Pseudorasbora parva isolate DD20220531a chromosome 24, ASM2467924v1, whole genome shotgun sequence, encodes the following:
- the cox4i1l gene encoding cytochrome c oxidase subunit 4I1-like; amino-acid sequence: MLASRALVRGLQSGIWRRVSTSSGAWAAHTHDVDMIDCSVPQYNNRLDTPLPDVPFVRNLSAEQKKLKEKEKGPWTQLTKEEKLAIYRLTHELSFPEMRKGSREWMTVLGGMFFFLGFTGLVVWWQRVYVYGDVPHTLSQEWVDKQTQRMIDMRVNPVHGFSNKWDYEKKQWK